A region from the Cannabis sativa cultivar Pink pepper isolate KNU-18-1 chromosome 9, ASM2916894v1, whole genome shotgun sequence genome encodes:
- the LOC115722071 gene encoding LOW QUALITY PROTEIN: UDP-glycosyltransferase 43 (The sequence of the model RefSeq protein was modified relative to this genomic sequence to represent the inferred CDS: substituted 1 base at 1 genomic stop codon), whose product MMRKKLPSISNHIVFLSNPEIGNLVPTVQFAQRLLHHHPSFSATILLITVPQRPVVNTFIQSLPTIAPNIQLVHLPHVDTPTPDQIATFTLASISHHPHLDAPSTGSTSELGYISLLIKKQMPNVRQIMTDLNSTKSGSKSGRVVALFVDMFCTPMIDVADELGIPCYLFFASPATFLGFMLELPTLDPXHIFESETKLKVGSFAKPLPCKVLPSTVLKRRDGYSWYLYHARRYTETKGIIINTFQDLEPYALDSISKMDGVPRIFPIGPIIDDNGPIKWHPEKANFQSLISWLDNQPTSSVVFLCFGSMRSLNEAQVREIAIGLERAGYRFLWSLREPPKTKLAISSDYVDLVKVLPNGFLNRTNGMGLVCGWVPQVKILAHKAVGGFVSHCGWNSILESLWHGVPITTWPIFAEQQMNTFEIVEELGLATKIRLDYREQSNLVTADEVVKGINDLMRENNKVRENVKVMKEKSRMTLMQNGSSQQLLKALVEELIASS is encoded by the coding sequence atgatgagaaaaaaattaccTTCCATTTCAAATCACATAGTTTTCCTATCCAACCCAGAAATTGGTAACTTAGTCCCAACAGTTCAATTTGCTCAACGCCTACTCCATCACCACCCTAGTTTTTCTGCAACAATTCTTCTCATCACCGTTCCTCAAAGACCAGTGGTCAATACCTTCATCCAATCACTCCCTACCATCGCTCCAAACATCCAATTAGTCCATCTTCCTCATGTGGACACACCCACACCTGACCAGATCGCCACCTTTACACTCGCCAGCATATCTCACCACCCTCATTTGGATGCACCCTCAACTGGCTCCACCTCTGAACTGGGCTACATATCCCTTCTCATAAAGAAGCAAATGCCCAACGTCAGACAAATCATGACAGACCTTAACTCCACTAAGTCTGGATCGAAATCAGGTCGAGTTGTGGCATTATTCGTTGACATGTTTTGCACACCCATGATTGACGTAGCTGACGAGCTTGGCATTCCTTGTTACCTATTCTTTGCATCACCAGCAACTTTTCTTGGCTTCATGCTTGAGCTTCCCACCCTTGATCCCTAACATATTTTTGAATCAGAAACTAAGCTGAAAGTGGGTAGTTTTGCCAAACCATTACCTTGTAAAGTGCTTCCATCGACGGTGTTAAAGCGAAGAGATGGGTACTCTTGGTACTTGTACCATGCTCGAAGGTACACAGAGACGAAAGGTATTATTATCAATACATTTCAAGACCTTGAGCCATATGCATTGGATTCAATAAGTAAGATGGATGGGGTGCCTAGGATTTTTCCAATTGGGCCCATAATTGACGATAATGGGCCCATCAAATGGCATCCAGAGAAGGCCAACTTTCAGAGCCTTATTAGTTGGCTTGACAATCAGCCTACATCTTCAGTAGTGTTCTTGTGCTTCGGTAGTATGAGAAGTCTCAATGAGGCTCAAGTGAGAGAGATAGCAATTGGGCTAGAACGGGCCGGATATCGATTCTTATGGTCTCTCCGTGAACCACCCAAGACTAAATTAGCAATCTCAAGTGACTATGTGGATCTTGTAAAAGTATTACCAAATGGATTCTTGAACAGAACAAATGGGATGGGCTTAGTTTGCGGATGGGTCCCACAAGTGAAGATCTTGGCCCACAAAGCAGTCGGAGGGTTTGTGTCACATTGTGGTTGGAATTCAATCTTGGAGAGCTTGTGGCATGGCGTACCGATTACGACATGGCCAATATTTGCGGAGCAACAAATGAATACTTTTGAGATAGTGGAAGAGTTGGGATTAGCTACAAAGATTAGATTGGATTATAGGGAACAAAGCAATTTAGTCACGGCAGATGAAGTGGTGAAAGGAATAAATGATTTGATGAGGGAAAATAATAAAGTGAGAGAAAATGTGAAAGTTATGAAGGAGAAGAGCAGAATGACTTTGATGCAAAATGGATCGTCCCAACAATTATTGAAGGCCTTGGTTGAGGAATTGATTGCTAGTAGTTAA